Proteins from a genomic interval of Rhizobium etli CFN 42:
- the ileS gene encoding isoleucine--tRNA ligase, producing the protein MTDTAEKIDYSKTLYLPETDFPMRAGLPQKEPELVKRWQEMDLYKKLRASAAGREKFVLHDGPPYANGNIHIGHALNKILKDVINRSFQMRGYDANYVPGWDCHGLPIEWKIEEENYRAKGKAKPDLKEPAAMIEFRRECRAYAEKWIKVQGDEFQRLGIVGDFDNPYLTMNFHAESRIAGELLKIAASGQLYRGSKPIMWSVVERTALAEAEVEYHDYESDTIWVKFPVGKGPDGVKDAFVVIWTTTPWTIPGNRAIAYSSRVAYGLYEVTAAENDFGPRPGEKLIFADKLAEESFVKAKLQYKRLADVTAADLAAISCAHPLKGLGDGYEFAVPLLEGDHVTDDAGTGFVHTAPSHGREDFDVWTAHAREIEARGIETKIPFPVDDGGFYTSDAPGLEGGRVIDDNGRKGDANDRVIKALIERNALFARGRLKHQYPHSWRSKKPVIFRNTPQWFVYMDKTLTDGTTLRTRALSAIDDTRFVPAAGQNRLRAMIEQRPDWVLSRQRAWGVPICVFVDEHGEVLKDDAVNQRILNAFDAEGADAWFAEGAKERFLGNEHDPAKWTQVMDILDVWFDSGSTHTFTLEDRPDLKWPADLYLEGSDQHRGWFHSSLLESAATRGRAPYNAVLTHGFTMDEKGEKMSKSKGNVTAPQEVMKDAGADILRLWVMTSDYADDLRVGKTIIQTNVDAYRKLRNTIRWMLGTLAHDKGEEIALADLPELEQLMLHRLAELDQLVRENYDAFDFKKIARALIDFANVELSAFYFDVRKDALYCDAPSSLRRRASLHVIRQIFDCMVTWLAPMLPFTTEEAWLSRNPSAVSVHLEQFAPVAKEWRNDALAEKWKKIRAVRSVVTGALEIERKDKRIGSSLEAAPVVHIADAELRKALEGQDFSEVCITSGITIQADAGPADAFRLAEVPDVAVVPKLAEGVKCARSWRITTDVGSDPDYPDVSARDAAALRELGIRA; encoded by the coding sequence ATGACCGACACAGCCGAAAAGATCGATTACTCGAAGACCCTCTATTTGCCCGAAACCGATTTCCCCATGCGCGCCGGCCTGCCGCAGAAGGAGCCGGAGCTCGTCAAGCGCTGGCAGGAGATGGATCTCTACAAGAAGCTGCGGGCCTCTGCCGCCGGCCGCGAAAAATTCGTCCTGCACGACGGGCCGCCCTATGCCAACGGCAACATCCATATCGGCCATGCGTTGAACAAGATCCTCAAGGACGTCATCAACCGTTCGTTCCAGATGCGCGGGTACGACGCCAACTACGTTCCCGGCTGGGATTGCCACGGCCTGCCGATCGAATGGAAGATCGAGGAGGAGAACTATCGCGCCAAGGGCAAGGCCAAGCCTGATCTCAAGGAGCCGGCGGCGATGATCGAGTTCCGCCGCGAGTGCCGCGCCTATGCCGAAAAATGGATCAAGGTCCAGGGCGACGAGTTCCAGCGCCTCGGCATCGTCGGCGATTTCGACAACCCGTATCTGACGATGAATTTCCACGCGGAAAGCCGCATCGCCGGCGAGCTCTTGAAGATCGCCGCAAGCGGCCAGCTCTATCGCGGCTCCAAGCCGATCATGTGGTCGGTGGTCGAGCGCACCGCGCTGGCCGAAGCCGAAGTCGAATATCACGACTATGAGAGCGATACGATCTGGGTAAAATTCCCTGTCGGGAAAGGTCCCGATGGCGTGAAGGATGCCTTCGTCGTCATCTGGACGACGACGCCCTGGACGATCCCCGGCAACCGGGCGATCGCCTATTCCTCGCGCGTTGCCTACGGCCTCTATGAAGTCACGGCTGCCGAGAATGATTTCGGGCCCCGTCCGGGCGAGAAGCTGATCTTTGCCGATAAGCTGGCCGAGGAGTCCTTCGTCAAGGCGAAGCTGCAGTACAAGCGTCTTGCCGATGTTACGGCTGCCGATCTTGCTGCCATCAGCTGCGCCCATCCGCTGAAGGGGCTCGGCGACGGTTATGAATTCGCCGTGCCGCTGCTCGAGGGCGACCATGTCACCGACGATGCCGGCACGGGCTTTGTTCACACCGCGCCAAGCCACGGCCGCGAGGACTTCGACGTCTGGACCGCGCATGCCCGCGAGATCGAGGCGCGCGGCATCGAGACCAAGATCCCGTTCCCGGTCGACGACGGCGGCTTCTACACATCGGATGCGCCGGGCCTCGAAGGCGGACGTGTCATCGACGACAACGGCAGGAAGGGCGATGCCAATGATCGCGTCATCAAGGCGCTGATCGAGCGTAATGCGCTCTTTGCCCGCGGCCGTCTGAAGCACCAGTATCCTCATTCCTGGCGCTCGAAGAAGCCGGTGATCTTCCGCAACACGCCGCAGTGGTTCGTCTATATGGACAAGACGCTAACTGACGGCACGACGCTGCGCACCCGTGCGCTCAGCGCGATCGACGACACGCGTTTTGTGCCGGCTGCCGGCCAGAACCGTCTGCGCGCCATGATCGAACAGCGCCCGGACTGGGTCCTTTCTCGTCAAAGGGCATGGGGCGTGCCGATCTGCGTCTTCGTGGATGAGCACGGCGAAGTCCTGAAGGATGATGCCGTCAACCAGCGCATCTTGAATGCCTTCGACGCCGAGGGCGCCGATGCCTGGTTTGCCGAGGGCGCCAAGGAGCGGTTCCTCGGCAACGAGCATGACCCGGCCAAGTGGACGCAGGTCATGGATATTCTCGACGTCTGGTTCGACTCGGGCTCGACCCACACCTTCACGCTGGAAGATCGTCCCGACTTGAAATGGCCGGCCGATCTCTATCTGGAAGGCTCCGACCAGCATCGCGGCTGGTTCCATTCCTCACTCTTGGAATCGGCCGCCACCCGCGGCCGCGCCCCTTATAACGCCGTCCTCACCCATGGTTTCACCATGGACGAGAAGGGCGAGAAGATGTCGAAGTCGAAGGGCAACGTCACCGCCCCGCAGGAGGTGATGAAGGATGCCGGCGCCGACATCCTGCGCCTCTGGGTGATGACCTCGGACTATGCCGACGATCTGCGCGTCGGCAAGACGATCATCCAGACCAATGTCGACGCCTATCGCAAGCTGCGCAACACCATCCGCTGGATGCTCGGCACGCTGGCCCACGACAAGGGCGAGGAAATCGCGCTTGCCGATCTGCCGGAACTGGAGCAGCTGATGCTGCACCGGCTGGCCGAACTCGATCAGCTCGTGCGCGAAAACTACGATGCTTTCGACTTCAAGAAGATCGCCCGCGCTCTGATCGATTTCGCCAATGTCGAACTCTCGGCCTTCTACTTCGACGTCCGCAAGGATGCGCTTTATTGTGACGCGCCGTCGAGCCTGCGCCGGCGCGCCAGCCTGCACGTCATCCGCCAGATCTTCGATTGCATGGTGACCTGGCTTGCCCCGATGCTGCCCTTCACCACCGAGGAGGCATGGCTGTCGCGCAATCCGTCCGCCGTTTCCGTGCATCTGGAGCAGTTCGCCCCGGTTGCCAAGGAATGGCGCAACGATGCCCTGGCCGAGAAGTGGAAGAAGATCCGCGCCGTGCGTTCGGTTGTAACAGGCGCGCTGGAGATCGAGCGCAAGGACAAGCGCATCGGCTCCTCGCTGGAAGCGGCGCCGGTCGTCCACATCGCCGATGCGGAGCTTCGCAAGGCGCTCGAGGGCCAGGACTTCAGCGAAGTTTGCATCACCTCGGGCATAACGATCCAGGCGGATGCCGGTCCGGCCGACGCCTTCCGCCTGGCCGAAGTGCCTGATGTCGCGGTCGTGCCGAAGCTCGCCGAAGGTGTCAAATGCGCGCGCTCCTGGCGCATCACCACCGATGTCGGCTCCGATCCGGATTATCCTGATGTCTCGGCGCGCGACGCTGCGGCACTGCGCGAACTCGGCATCCGCGCCTGA
- a CDS encoding nucleoside deaminase → MEMALEEARAAGERGEVPIGAVVVIDGIAVSRSGNRTRERNDVTAHAEIAAIRLACEALGQERLAGADLYVTLEPCTMCSAAISFARIRRLYYGAEDPKGGAVDNGVRFYAQPTCHHAPEVYSGFNEVQSAEILRTFFSQKREAL, encoded by the coding sequence ATGGAGATGGCGCTCGAAGAGGCGCGCGCCGCCGGCGAACGCGGCGAAGTACCGATCGGCGCCGTCGTCGTCATCGACGGTATCGCCGTTTCGCGCTCGGGAAACCGCACGCGCGAGCGCAATGACGTGACCGCACATGCCGAAATCGCCGCGATCCGGCTCGCCTGCGAAGCGCTCGGCCAGGAGCGCCTTGCCGGGGCCGATCTCTACGTGACGCTTGAGCCTTGCACCATGTGCTCGGCAGCCATCTCGTTTGCGCGTATCCGCAGGCTCTATTACGGCGCCGAGGACCCGAAGGGCGGCGCCGTCGACAATGGCGTGCGATTCTATGCGCAGCCGACCTGCCACCACGCCCCGGAGGTCTATTCCGGCTTCAACGAGGTTCAGTCGGCTGAAATTCTGCGGACGTTCTTTTCGCAGAAGAGAGAGGCGCTGTAG
- a CDS encoding pseudouridine synthase yields MTSKDKPKRPGAKPYSRDGGTKAGLKAGDAKPAKAATAPPAAAETESEAKAERISKVMARAGVASRRDIERMIMEGRVTLNGKVLDTPVVNVTLADRIEVDGVPIRGIERTRLWLYHKPAGLVTTNADPEGRPTVFDNLPEELPRVMSIGRLDINTEGLLLLTNDGGLARALELPATGWLRRYRVRAHGEIDQEALDKLKDGIAVDGVLYGSIEATLDRTQGSNVWITMGLREGKNREIKNVLGALGLDVNRLIRISYGPFQLGDLPEGHVVEVRGRTLRDQLGPRLIEEAKANFDAPIYNAPAVAAEEETEAAAPEKRERPRRDEDKRERALSRLDTKRDDRRGAGRRDDDRRDGGRKDDDKPKRSQPPGQRRSANVWMAPGARPLGEKAAAKAAKNAQAARRRGEQPAAKTNAFDRIEDRPRTQINRVREEDGEWIRSSEQPRRKDEDEGFSRKRSFGDRPSRGERPFGDKPRGDRRPRADGDERPRAARASAGEGRSERPRGDRPFGDRPSRGDRPFGDKPRGDRRPREEGDERPRAARSFAGEGRSERPRGERSFAGKSAGGKPSSDKPRGKGFGAKPGGSKSFSGKPKGKPGSDRPGGDRPAGGLSRGGARGKGMTRGADRRR; encoded by the coding sequence ATGACATCCAAAGACAAGCCAAAACGCCCGGGCGCAAAGCCCTATTCACGCGACGGCGGGACAAAGGCCGGCCTGAAAGCGGGAGACGCCAAGCCGGCAAAGGCTGCAACCGCGCCCCCGGCTGCGGCCGAAACCGAGAGCGAGGCCAAGGCTGAACGCATTTCCAAGGTGATGGCGCGCGCAGGCGTCGCCTCCCGCCGCGACATCGAGCGCATGATCATGGAAGGCCGCGTGACGCTGAACGGCAAGGTTCTCGACACGCCCGTCGTCAACGTCACGCTTGCCGACCGGATCGAGGTCGACGGCGTGCCGATCCGCGGCATCGAACGCACCAGGCTCTGGCTCTATCATAAGCCGGCCGGTCTCGTGACCACCAATGCCGATCCGGAAGGCCGGCCGACCGTTTTCGACAACCTGCCGGAAGAATTGCCGCGTGTCATGTCGATCGGCCGCCTCGACATCAACACCGAAGGCCTGCTGCTGCTGACCAATGACGGCGGTCTTGCCCGCGCCCTCGAACTGCCGGCGACGGGCTGGTTGAGGCGCTATCGTGTGCGCGCCCATGGCGAGATCGATCAGGAAGCGCTCGACAAGCTGAAGGATGGCATCGCCGTCGATGGCGTGCTCTACGGCTCGATCGAGGCAACGCTCGACCGCACGCAGGGCTCGAATGTCTGGATCACCATGGGTCTTCGCGAAGGCAAGAACCGTGAGATCAAGAACGTGCTCGGCGCTCTCGGCCTCGACGTCAACCGTCTGATCCGCATCTCCTATGGGCCGTTCCAGCTCGGCGACTTGCCTGAAGGCCATGTCGTCGAAGTGCGCGGGCGCACACTGCGCGACCAGCTCGGCCCACGGCTCATCGAGGAAGCCAAGGCCAATTTCGACGCGCCGATCTATAACGCCCCGGCCGTTGCCGCCGAGGAAGAGACTGAGGCTGCGGCGCCGGAGAAGCGTGAGCGGCCGCGCCGCGACGAGGACAAGCGCGAGCGAGCGCTGAGCCGCCTCGACACCAAGCGCGACGATCGCCGCGGCGCGGGGCGCAGAGATGACGATCGCCGCGACGGCGGCCGTAAGGATGACGACAAGCCGAAGCGTTCCCAGCCGCCCGGCCAGCGGCGCAGCGCCAATGTCTGGATGGCGCCGGGCGCACGGCCGCTCGGCGAAAAGGCAGCGGCCAAGGCTGCCAAGAATGCGCAGGCCGCACGCCGGCGCGGCGAGCAGCCAGCGGCAAAGACCAATGCTTTCGATCGCATCGAGGATCGTCCGCGCACGCAGATCAATCGCGTGCGCGAAGAGGACGGCGAATGGATCCGCTCGAGCGAACAGCCCCGCCGCAAGGATGAGGACGAAGGCTTTAGCCGCAAGCGCTCTTTCGGCGATCGTCCTTCGCGAGGCGAGCGGCCCTTCGGCGACAAGCCACGTGGCGATCGCAGGCCGCGTGCGGATGGCGACGAGCGTCCGCGTGCCGCCAGGGCCTCCGCCGGCGAGGGTCGTTCGGAGCGCCCGCGCGGCGACCGCCCGTTCGGCGATCGTCCCTCGCGTGGAGATCGGCCTTTTGGCGACAAGCCGCGCGGTGATCGCCGGCCGCGCGAGGAGGGTGATGAGCGTCCGCGGGCAGCCAGAAGCTTTGCCGGCGAGGGGCGCTCCGAGCGCCCGCGTGGCGAGCGATCTTTTGCGGGCAAGTCCGCAGGCGGCAAGCCTTCCAGCGACAAGCCTCGCGGCAAGGGATTCGGCGCAAAGCCGGGCGGATCCAAGAGTTTCTCCGGTAAGCCGAAGGGCAAGCCGGGCAGTGACAGGCCGGGCGGCGACAGGCCTGCGGGCGGCCTGTCCAGAGGTGGTGCGAGAGGAAAGGGAATGACGCGCGGTGCGGATCGTCGGCGGTGA
- the rsmD gene encoding 16S rRNA (guanine(966)-N(2))-methyltransferase RsmD: MRIVGGEFRGRPLAVPKSNDIRPTADRTRESLFNILSHAYPECVDGTRILDLFAGTGAVGLEAVSRGCRHALFVENSVEGRALLWENIDALGLHGRTRILRRDATDLGSVGNLEPFDVLFADPPYGKGLGEKAMAAAAVGGWLRPGAIAVLEERADIVVSVHSSYVFLESRIFGDTRVHFFRYQPQ; this comes from the coding sequence GTGCGGATCGTCGGCGGTGAGTTTCGCGGACGGCCTCTCGCCGTGCCAAAATCCAACGATATCCGGCCGACTGCCGACCGGACGCGCGAGAGCCTGTTCAACATCTTGAGCCATGCCTATCCGGAATGCGTCGACGGCACCCGGATCCTCGATCTTTTTGCTGGAACCGGCGCCGTCGGCCTCGAGGCGGTCTCGCGCGGCTGTCGGCATGCGCTGTTCGTGGAAAACAGCGTCGAAGGCAGGGCGCTGCTCTGGGAAAATATCGATGCGCTCGGCCTGCACGGCCGCACGCGCATCCTGCGCCGCGATGCCACCGATCTCGGCAGCGTCGGCAACCTCGAGCCTTTCGACGTGCTCTTTGCCGATCCGCCCTATGGCAAAGGTCTCGGCGAGAAGGCAATGGCGGCGGCCGCCGTTGGCGGCTGGCTGAGACCGGGTGCGATAGCGGTGCTTGAAGAACGCGCCGACATTGTCGTTTCCGTCCATTCTTCCTATGTCTTCCTCGAAAGCCGCATCTTTGGCGATACGAGGGTGCATTTCTTCCGATATCAGCCGCAATAA
- a CDS encoding patatin-like phospholipase family protein gives MQQAEFISPKLPAISDLPTVAVAFGGGGARGLAHIHIIETLDELGIRPVAISGSSMGAIMGAGMAAGMSGAEIREHALTTVGNKTAVVARIWGMRPTTVRDAVAKGIRIGQFNLERILKAFLPSELPARFEDLLVPMKVITTDYYGQNEVIIEEGELFPALAASSAIPAVFMPVRLRGRVMIDGGISNPVPYEPLMDLADIVVGIDVVGAPEGDGTHIPNRMESIFGSGQLMMQTAISLKLKLCRPHIFLRPAVGRTGVMDFLKAREVLAMSVGVKDELKFALDREIEARLKR, from the coding sequence GTGCAGCAGGCAGAATTCATCAGTCCGAAACTGCCTGCGATCAGCGATCTTCCGACGGTCGCGGTTGCTTTCGGCGGCGGCGGTGCGCGCGGACTTGCCCATATCCACATCATCGAGACGCTCGACGAGCTCGGCATCCGCCCGGTGGCGATATCGGGCTCGTCGATGGGTGCGATCATGGGGGCCGGCATGGCCGCCGGCATGTCCGGGGCCGAAATCCGCGAACATGCGCTGACGACAGTCGGCAATAAGACGGCGGTCGTCGCCCGCATTTGGGGCATGAGGCCGACAACGGTGCGCGATGCGGTGGCCAAGGGCATCCGCATCGGCCAGTTCAATCTGGAGCGGATCCTCAAGGCCTTCCTGCCGTCAGAACTGCCGGCCCGCTTCGAGGATCTGCTGGTGCCGATGAAGGTGATCACCACCGATTATTACGGTCAGAACGAAGTGATCATCGAAGAGGGCGAGCTTTTTCCGGCACTCGCCGCCTCATCCGCCATCCCCGCCGTCTTCATGCCGGTGCGCCTGCGCGGCCGCGTGATGATCGATGGCGGCATCAGCAATCCGGTGCCCTATGAACCCCTGATGGATCTTGCCGACATCGTCGTCGGCATCGATGTCGTCGGCGCGCCGGAAGGCGACGGCACCCATATTCCGAACCGCATGGAAAGCATCTTCGGTTCCGGCCAGTTGATGATGCAGACGGCGATCTCGCTGAAGCTGAAGCTCTGCCGGCCGCACATCTTCCTGCGTCCGGCGGTTGGCCGCACCGGCGTGATGGATTTCCTCAAGGCCAGGGAAGTGCTCGCCATGTCGGTCGGCGTCAAGGACGAGCTGAAATTCGCCCTCGACCGCGAGATCGAAGCACGGCTAAAGCGCTAG
- a CDS encoding EVE domain-containing protein — MCRNWIAVASANHVRIGREAGFMQVCHGKAAPLKRSAPGDRVIYYSPTETFGGKDRLQAFTAVGVVKETEAYQVEVHPGFHPWRRDVFWWQAMETPIRPLLDRLSFTSDRASWGYRLRFGLFEITGDDAELIAEAMLGRPLMHIDRAHSAVPAQYNLDNLAL, encoded by the coding sequence GTGTGCCGCAATTGGATCGCGGTGGCATCAGCGAACCATGTCCGCATCGGGCGCGAAGCCGGTTTCATGCAGGTCTGTCATGGCAAGGCTGCTCCCCTGAAGCGTAGCGCGCCCGGCGACCGCGTCATCTACTATTCGCCGACCGAGACGTTTGGCGGCAAGGATCGGCTGCAGGCGTTCACGGCAGTTGGCGTGGTCAAGGAAACCGAGGCATATCAGGTGGAGGTTCACCCGGGCTTTCATCCCTGGAGACGCGATGTCTTCTGGTGGCAGGCCATGGAAACACCCATACGGCCACTGCTCGACCGGCTGTCTTTCACCAGCGACCGGGCAAGCTGGGGCTATCGACTGCGCTTCGGCCTCTTCGAAATCACCGGTGACGATGCCGAGCTCATAGCCGAAGCGATGCTCGGCCGACCGCTCATGCATATCGACCGGGCGCATTCAGCGGTTCCAGCTCAATATAATCTAGATAATCTAGCGCTTTAG
- a CDS encoding VOC family protein, with amino-acid sequence MIDGNSILLFVTDAPKSASFYQQLLGQDPVETSQTFAMFILPSGLALGLWGKAGVEPAPTASGGGCDVGFKVATAEMVDALYAEWQGKGATILVPPTDLDFGRTFVAADPDGHRLRVYNVAEG; translated from the coding sequence ATGATCGACGGCAACAGCATTCTGCTTTTCGTAACCGACGCGCCGAAGAGCGCCAGCTTTTATCAGCAACTGCTCGGGCAGGATCCCGTTGAAACCAGTCAGACCTTCGCCATGTTCATTCTGCCTTCGGGTCTGGCTCTTGGACTGTGGGGTAAGGCGGGCGTTGAGCCGGCGCCGACAGCGTCGGGCGGTGGCTGCGACGTCGGGTTCAAGGTTGCGACGGCAGAAATGGTCGACGCACTGTACGCCGAATGGCAGGGCAAGGGCGCGACCATTCTGGTCCCGCCGACCGACCTCGACTTCGGCCGCACCTTTGTCGCCGCCGATCCCGACGGACACCGCCTGCGCGTCTACAACGTGGCGGAGGGCTGA
- a CDS encoding monovalent cation:proton antiporter-2 (CPA2) family protein — MSAPNDLFSETILLLGGAVVAAPIFKKLGLGTVLGYLAAGIVIGPVFHGITDGEQILAVAELGVVFLLFIIGLELKPSRLWQMRRDIFGLGTAQVVVTGLALTALAWFSEVLDWRGSIVAGFGLALSSTAFAMQILEGDGDVNTRYGQRSFSMLLFQDLAIVPLLALITVLDGGGKGSNAPLTDFAVAVGAVAAMIVMGRYLLTPLFQIIARTGAREAMIAAALFVVMGSASLMQLAGLSMAMGAFLSGVMLAESSYRHELEADIEPFRGVLLAIFFIAVGLSLELDVLVDNALFVIVAVPIVMAVKAIIIYGLCRISGSPHNDAIRIAFLLPQGGEFGFVLFTTAGVVGLMSTSTASLLVAIVTLSMALTPIGAALSKRLLNGDEQEELDEDFEGAGADVLMVGFSRFGQIAAQILLAGGRSVTVIDFSADRIRQASSFGFRIYFGDGTRKDVLRSAGIDRAKIVLVCTQKKEITDKVVELVQADYPHTRLYVRSYDRIHSIELRNKGIDYELRETLESGLLFGRRTLEALGVSEADAHEIGEDIRKRDEARLALQVSEGLQAGRDMLFSHPVRPEPLVKPKRAADPFEDNPLAGTADATADA; from the coding sequence ATGTCAGCGCCCAATGACCTTTTCTCCGAAACGATCCTGCTGCTCGGCGGCGCGGTGGTCGCCGCTCCGATCTTCAAGAAGCTCGGGCTCGGCACGGTGCTCGGTTACCTCGCCGCCGGCATCGTCATCGGCCCGGTCTTCCACGGCATCACCGATGGCGAACAGATCCTTGCCGTCGCCGAGCTCGGCGTCGTCTTCCTGCTCTTCATCATCGGCCTGGAGCTAAAGCCAAGCCGCCTCTGGCAGATGCGACGCGATATCTTCGGCCTCGGCACGGCGCAGGTGGTGGTAACAGGGCTGGCGCTGACCGCGCTCGCCTGGTTTTCTGAAGTTCTCGATTGGCGCGGCAGCATCGTCGCCGGCTTCGGCCTGGCGCTGTCCTCGACGGCCTTCGCCATGCAGATCCTCGAAGGCGACGGTGACGTCAACACGAGATACGGGCAGCGTTCCTTCTCGATGCTGCTGTTCCAGGACCTGGCGATCGTGCCGCTCTTGGCGCTGATCACCGTGCTCGACGGCGGCGGCAAGGGCAGCAACGCGCCGCTCACCGATTTTGCCGTCGCAGTCGGCGCGGTGGCGGCGATGATCGTCATGGGCCGCTACCTGCTGACGCCGCTCTTCCAGATCATTGCCCGCACCGGCGCGCGCGAGGCGATGATCGCGGCGGCTCTCTTCGTCGTCATGGGATCGGCAAGCCTGATGCAGCTTGCCGGGCTGTCGATGGCGATGGGCGCCTTCCTGTCCGGCGTGATGCTGGCCGAATCCTCCTACCGGCACGAGCTCGAGGCCGATATCGAGCCCTTCCGCGGCGTGCTGCTCGCCATCTTCTTCATCGCCGTCGGCCTGTCGCTGGAGCTCGACGTCCTCGTCGACAACGCGCTCTTCGTGATCGTCGCCGTGCCGATCGTCATGGCCGTCAAGGCGATCATCATCTACGGGCTTTGCCGGATTTCTGGATCGCCGCACAATGATGCGATCCGCATTGCTTTCCTCTTGCCGCAAGGCGGCGAATTCGGCTTCGTGCTCTTCACCACGGCGGGCGTCGTCGGGTTGATGTCGACGAGCACGGCATCGCTGCTGGTGGCGATCGTCACGCTGTCCATGGCGCTGACGCCGATCGGCGCGGCGCTGTCGAAGCGGCTGCTCAACGGCGATGAACAGGAGGAGCTGGACGAGGATTTCGAAGGTGCGGGCGCCGACGTGCTGATGGTCGGCTTCTCCCGTTTCGGCCAGATCGCTGCGCAGATCCTGCTTGCCGGCGGACGCAGCGTCACGGTCATCGATTTTTCCGCCGACCGCATCCGCCAGGCCTCCTCTTTCGGTTTCCGCATCTATTTCGGCGACGGCACCCGCAAGGACGTGCTGCGCTCGGCCGGCATCGACCGGGCGAAAATCGTGCTCGTCTGCACGCAGAAGAAGGAAATCACCGACAAGGTGGTGGAGCTGGTGCAGGCCGACTATCCGCACACGCGCCTCTACGTACGCTCCTATGACCGCATCCATTCGATCGAATTGCGCAACAAGGGGATCGATTACGAGCTGCGCGAAACTTTGGAATCGGGCCTGCTATTCGGACGTCGGACGCTGGAGGCGCTCGGCGTCTCGGAGGCAGACGCCCATGAGATCGGTGAGGATATCCGCAAGCGCGACGAGGCGCGGCTCGCCCTGCAGGTCTCCGAAGGGCTGCAGGCCGGCCGCGACATGCTGTTTTCCCACCCGGTTCGCCCTGAACCGCTGGTCAAGCCGAAACGCGCCGCCGACCCTTTCGAGGACAATCCGCTGGCGGGAACCGCGGATGCGACGGCGGATGCGTAA
- a CDS encoding TldD/PmbA family protein — translation MSSEIDSSTLLSRASQLIDLARKAGADAADAVVVRSRSQSVSVRLGKVEGTESSESDDFSLRVFIGKRVASVSANPGFDLQALAERAVAMAKVSPEDPYACLADELNLASSYPDLQLLDTTDVSSEMLREAALAAETAALAVNGVTNSSGAGASAGMGGLVLATSHGFQGSYMASRFGNSVSVIAGEGTGMERDYDFDSRLYYAELDDPSEIGRRAGERVVKRVNPRQVPTGKNITVVFDPRVARGFVGHIAGAINGAAVARKTSFLRDRMGQQVLKSGLSITDDPLIVRGPSSRPFDGEGVSGERLVMIEDGVLKHWFLSTSTARELGLQTNGRGVRGGSAVTPSSTNLALEPGDISPEELIRSIGNGFYVTELIGHGVNMITGEYSRGATGFWIENGELTFPVSEVTIASNLKDMFMRLTPANDIDRKFGVAAPTFAIEGMTLAGQ, via the coding sequence ATGTCCTCTGAAATCGATTCCTCGACACTTCTTTCCCGCGCAAGTCAATTGATCGATCTGGCAAGGAAGGCTGGCGCCGATGCTGCCGACGCCGTGGTCGTTCGCTCCCGCTCGCAATCGGTCAGCGTCCGGCTTGGCAAGGTCGAGGGAACGGAATCGTCGGAAAGCGACGATTTTTCGCTCCGCGTCTTCATCGGCAAGCGTGTCGCCAGCGTTTCGGCCAATCCGGGCTTCGATCTCCAGGCGCTGGCCGAACGTGCCGTCGCCATGGCCAAGGTTTCCCCGGAAGACCCGTATGCGTGCCTGGCGGACGAGCTGAACCTTGCCAGCTCCTATCCCGACCTGCAATTGCTCGATACCACGGACGTTTCCTCCGAGATGCTGCGCGAGGCGGCTCTTGCCGCCGAGACGGCCGCCCTTGCCGTCAACGGCGTCACCAATTCCTCCGGCGCTGGTGCATCGGCCGGCATGGGCGGCCTCGTTCTCGCCACCTCGCACGGTTTCCAAGGCAGCTACATGGCCTCCCGTTTCGGCAATTCCGTCAGCGTCATTGCAGGCGAAGGCACCGGCATGGAGCGCGACTATGATTTCGACAGCCGGCTTTATTATGCCGAACTCGACGATCCTTCCGAAATCGGCCGCCGCGCCGGCGAACGGGTGGTCAAGCGCGTCAATCCGCGCCAGGTGCCGACCGGCAAAAACATCACCGTCGTCTTCGATCCGCGCGTCGCCCGCGGTTTCGTCGGCCATATTGCCGGTGCGATCAACGGTGCCGCCGTCGCTAGAAAGACCAGCTTCCTGCGTGACAGGATGGGTCAGCAGGTGCTGAAGTCGGGCCTTTCGATCACCGACGACCCGCTGATCGTGCGCGGTCCTTCCTCGCGTCCCTTCGACGGTGAGGGCGTGTCCGGCGAGCGGCTGGTCATGATCGAAGACGGTGTCCTGAAGCACTGGTTCCTCTCGACCTCGACGGCCCGCGAACTCGGCCTGCAGACCAATGGCCGCGGCGTGCGCGGCGGCAGCGCCGTCACCCCGTCTTCCACCAATCTTGCCCTGGAGCCGGGCGACATCTCGCCGGAGGAACTGATCCGCAGCATCGGCAACGGTTTTTACGTCACCGAACTGATCGGCCACGGTGTCAACATGATCACCGGCGAATACAGCCGTGGCGCCACCGGCTTCTGGATCGAGAACGGCGAACTCACTTTCCCGGTGTCCGAGGTGACGATCGCCTCGAACCTCAAGGACATGTTCATGCGCCTGACGCCGGCAAATGACATCGACCGCAAGTTCGGCGTCGCGGCTCCGACCTTCGCCATCGAAGGCATGACGCTCGCCGGGCAGTAA